One stretch of Oncorhynchus masou masou isolate Uvic2021 chromosome 9, UVic_Omas_1.1, whole genome shotgun sequence DNA includes these proteins:
- the LOC135545122 gene encoding galectin-4-like, whose translation MFVAPPGYQPVYNPSIPYVGPIYGGLRSGMSVYIQGVIPHEITRFNINLQCGEFEGSDIGFHFNPRFNGWDKVVFNSCQDGQWGSEEKTHHMPFSKGDAFEMVIIINQEGYQVTVNGRDFHMFKHRIPVERVNALQIGGDVSIQTINVIGGCYPGGNLPVMCGQPIYNPPVPYSSMIPGGMSPKKTIEAWCLYQRGMVPLGANRFSINFIVGGSRDIAFHMNPRLREREVVRNSMIGGSWGMEEREISINPFREGEYFDMSIRCGNQRFKVFVNGQHMCDFFHRFQNYNQIDTVELEGDVQISYVHF comes from the exons ATGTTCGTTGCTCCACCTGGCTATCAGCCCGTCTACAACCCT AGTATCCCCTATGTGGGGCCGATCTACGGCGGGCTGAGATCAGGGATGTCTGTTTACATCCAGGGAGTCATCCCTCACGAGATCACCAG GTTTAACATTAACCTGCAGTGTGGGGAATTTGAGGGCAGTGATATCGGCTTTCACTTCAACCCTCGCTTCAATGGATGGGACAAGGTGGTGTTCAACAGCTGCCAGGATGGGCAATGGGGTTCAGAGGAGAAGACCCACCACATGCCTTTTAGCAAGGGAGACGCCTTCGAGATGGTTATCATCATTAACCAGGAGGGTTACCAG GTGACAGTGAACGGGCGAGACTTTCACATGTTCAAGCATCGTATTCCAGTCGAGAGAGTCAACGCCCTGCAGATAGGAGGCGACGTTTCCATCCAGACCATCAACGTCATCGGG GGATGCTATCCTGGTGGAAACCTACCGGTCATGTGTGGACAGCCAATATACAACCCT CCTGTCCCGTACTCCAGCATGATTCCAGGAGGGATGTCTCCGAAGAAGACCATCGAGGCATGGTGCCTCTATCAGAGAGGCATGGTGCCTCTAGGAGCTAACAG GTTCTCTATAAACTTCATTGTGGGCGGCTCGCGGGACATAGCGTTCCACATGAACCCTCGTCTACGGGAAAGAGAGGTGGTGAGAAACAGTATGATTGGTGGGAGCTGGGGCATGGAGGAGCGAGAGATCAGCATCAATCCCTTCCGGGAGGGAGAGTACTTCGAC atgtcTATCCGTTGTGGGAACCAGCGGTTCAAGGTGTTTGTGAACGGGCAGCACATGTGTGACTTCTTCCATCGCTTCCAGAACTACAACCAGATAGACACGGTGGAGCTGGAGGGAGACGTACAGATCTCATACGTACACTTCTga